The Syngnathus typhle isolate RoL2023-S1 ecotype Sweden linkage group LG6, RoL_Styp_1.0, whole genome shotgun sequence genome has a window encoding:
- the LOC133155578 gene encoding filamin-A-interacting protein 1-like, whose amino-acid sequence MESQDDRPKEPTSKGSAKQQKETTGESLRKRNADVQRETEDRELEPKSGKINLSKRDLLQLLGIMEGEVQAREDFINLMSSATSGPEKLESRYGWPVPAKVQWALQRDDGVFARRGCLADDVYKTPMAQLERLEDKQRETYRRMLEQLLLAEKCHHRTVMELDSEKSKHADFINKSDDFTNLLEQERERLKQLLEQKEAHQAQKDKEHSRQLEKLQVQLLKLKSFALMLVDERETHAERLDLQSQKVRELAQQLRDKEQRLADVTDVANRDGLKVFEMEEELEHRTATSKLEQEAMTAKLSDQESQSQQLRLKLDQLANRMEELQKSNRQRSDEDLQRDECRDSSPAAELEILRKKVLELEGQHEEISERRELAMRLRHEENISKELRLEVDKLQRRMADMEKLEEAFGTSRMECLQLCAKLEKEKQVASDLEGDLEKLKRRLKGLESLEAKLERAEIILKDDLAKLKSLTVILVDERKNMAKRLKQEEEQREALSCKLKAEECKVSQVTEKLIDESKNVLRLKSEAEVKVTRVSEENEHLKCQLRTERERCCQLNTDMCAMKATMDETQKMQTGQEGQLKDLAEETENLSSRLVRLEVVESDLMKTEDLAKSSDLEAPLKEKIHQLMATEDRLSQLQADYSVLQQRFLEEEEGRKSASQEAADLRRELEVGRRYARISRPGVNIGRTAEARLASTATQTDAPPAASADDFIRQSVLEEKHLMTQLRQHELKKPAFRERHLPGIAEPEAIGIGTTPSRGHAPQVSVSQKPGQPLHIRVTPNPNNRTATLEITGPRARDFFSSSTVIPTLGLRPPHITIVPKITAIAAKGKPRNVADPVHSPVTITTISTSTSPDKSDSRPAPLSIVTVSTGPAARASPKLLPEPLRGDTGGSTAGPDQRSGAASAALVNCNVVTTEDRKIHIRLKTTDRQDRERVQPLSARSKTEGGKMSSSLSITPVVAATCRSMTSVGRVRPQL is encoded by the exons ATGGAGAGCCAAGACGATAGACCCAAGGAGCCAACATCCAAAGGCTCCGCAAAGCAGCAAAAGGAAACGACAGGAGAGTCTTTGAGGAAGAGGAATGCCGACGTCCAACGAGAAACGGAGGACAGAGAGTTGGAGCCCAAAAGTGGAAAAATCAACTTGTCCAAGAGGGATTTGCTCCAGCTTCTGGGAATCATGGAAGGTGAAGTTCAG GCCCGAGAGGACTTCATCAATCTGATGAGTTCTGCGACAAGTGGCCCAGAGAAGCTGGAGTCCCGTTATGGATGGCCTGTTCCCGCCAAAGTGCAGTGGGCCCTGCAAAGGGACGACGGTGTGTTTGCCCGCCGCGGCTGCCTCGCGGACGACGTGTACAAGACACCCATGGCCCAG CTGGAGCGTCTGGAGGACAAGCAGAGGGAGACGTACCGCCGGATGCTGGAGCAGCTTCTGCTGGCCGAGAAATGTCACCACCGCACCGTGATGGAGCTGGACAGCGAGAAGAGCAAACACGCCGACTTCATCAATAAGAGCGACGACTTCACCAACCTGCTGGAGCAGGAGAGGGAGCG ACTGAAACAACTGTTGGAGCAGAAGGAGGCCCACCAGGCCCAGAAGGACAAGGAGCACAGCAGGCAGCTGGAGAAGCTCCAAGTCCAGTTGCTCAAGCTCAAATCCTTTGCCCTCATGCTGGTGGATGAACGAGAGACGCACGCTGAGCGACTGGACCTGCAGAGCCAGAAGGTCCGGGAGCTCGCTCAGCAGTTGAGGGACAAAGAGCAGCGTCTGGCGGATGTCACCGACGTGGCAAACCGGGATGGCCTCAAGGTCTTCGAAatggaggaggagctggagcaCAGGACGGCCACTTCCAAACTAGAGCAAGAGGCGATGACGGCCAAACTGTCCGACCAAGAGTCCCAAAGCCAACAGCTGAGGCTGAAGCTCGACCAACTGGCCAACCGGATGGAAGAGCTGCAGAAGAGCAACAGGCAGCGATCGGACGAGGACCTTCAGAGGGATGAGTGCCGAGACTCCTCCCCCGCGGCTGAGCTGGAAATCCTGCGGAAGAAAGTGCTCGAGCTGGAAGGTCAGCATGAGGAGATCAGCGAGCGCAGGGAGCTGGCAATGAGGCTGCGACACGAGGAGAACATCAGCAAGGAACTGAGGCTGGAGGTGGACAAGCTGCAGAGGAGAATGGCTGACATGGAAAAACTCGAAGAGGCTTTTGGCACAAGTCGGATGGAATGTTTGCAACTCTGCGCCAAgctggagaaagaaaaacaagtcgCAAGCGATCTGGAAGGTGACCTGGAGAAGCTCAAGAGACGACTCAAAGgattggagtccctggaggcaAAGCTGGAGAGGGCAGAGATCATCCTCAAAGATGATCTCGCCAAGCTCAAGTCCCTCACTGTCATTCTGGTGGATGAAAGGAAGAACATGGCCAAGAGACTGaaacaagaagaagagcaaAGAGAAGCGCTGAGTTGCAAGTTGAAAGCTGAAGAATGTAAGGTGAGTCAAGTCACAGAGAAGCTGATCGACGAGAGCAAAAACGTCCTCAGATTGAAATCCGAGGCGGAGGTCAAAGTGACCAGAGTAAGTGAAGAAAACGAGCACTTGAAATGTCAACTTAGGACGGAGCGGGAGCGATGTTGCCAGCTCAATACCGACATGTGCGCCATGAAAGCCACGATGGACGAGACGCAAAAGATGCAGACAGGCCAGGAAGGTCAATTAAAAGATCTCGCGGAGGAAACGGAGAACCTCAGTAGCCGACTCGTGCGGCTGGAGGTGGTTGAGAGCGACTTGATGAAGACAGAGGATCTGGCAAAAAGCTCAGATTTGGAAGCGCCTTTGAAAGAGAAGATCCATCAACTTATGGCCACCGAGGACCGGCTGTCCCAGTTGCAAGCCGATTATTCTGTCCTCCAGCAAAGGtttctggaggaggaggaggggaggaaGAGCGCCAGCCAAGAGGCGGCCGACCTCAGGCGGGAACTAGAAGTTGGAAGGCGCTACGCTCGCATCTCCAGGCCCGGCGTCAACATAGGGAGGACGGCAGAAGCTCGCCTGGCATCCACGGCCACGCAGACCGATGCCCCGCCCGCAGCTTCTGCTGACGATTTCATTCGCCAGTCTGTCCTGGAGGAGAAACACCTCATGACCCAGCTTAGGCAACACGAGCTCAAAAAGCCCGCCTTCCGAGAACGTCATCTGCCCGGCATAGCCGAACCCGAGGCCATTGGGATAGGAACAACCCCAAGCCGAGGTCACGCCCCTCAGGTGTCTGTCTCGCAGAAGCCAGGCCAGCCGCTTCACATCCGGGTCACGCCCAATCCCAACAACAGAACTGCTACCCTGGAGATCACTGGCCCACGGGCCCGAGACTTCTTTTCCAGCTCTACAGTCATCCCAACACTCGGCCTTCGCCCCCCTCACATCACCATCGTCCCGAAGATCACTGCCATCGCGGCAAAAGGCAAACCGCGCAACGTGGCTGATCCGGTGCACTCCCCTGTTACCATAACGACCATCTCCACAAGCACAAGTCCCGACAAGAGTGACAGCCGCCCGGCACCGCTCTCCATAGTCACGGTCAGCACTGGCCCAGCAGCCCGAGCTTCCCCCAAACTTCTGCCGGAACCTCTGCGCGGGGACACGGGTGGTTCCACCGCGGGTCCCGATCAGCGATCCGGCGCCGCCTCGGCTGCGCTTGTCAACTGCAACGTGGTCACGACGGAGGACAGGAAAATTCACATCCGCCTGAAGACCACCGACAGGCAGGACAGAGAACGTGTCCAGCCACTCTCAGCAAGGTCAAAGACCGAAGGTGGCAAAATGAGCAGCAGCTTAAGCATCACGCCCGTCGTGGCCGCCACGTGCAGGTCAATGACCTCTGTGGGGAGAGTGCGGCCACAACTTTGA
- the LOC133155576 gene encoding alpha-2-macroglobulin-like — MGGVRNRSWSWTWCVVLSWMFVAGAEATPNYLVGFPAVLEAGTETNFCASLLRPNETLTMSVFLHSKEENKTLFKEESSKDFHTCHKFEVPVPKEDEEVQEMVVEVQGATFFSREVKKVLIKVYKPMTFIQTDKPIYLPGQTVQFRVVSLDTKLRPAVQMYDIIEIQNPTNSRIGQWLNQTSDSAILQLSYSLNSEAREGVYQVIVSVGKNRLYHSFKVEKYVLPKFDAKINGPNEVAIIEDDITIEVCSKYTYGQPVPGSVKLKMCRPLSPYLYGDSNEGPLVIPPCYEDTKRTAKTGCATFTVKLSTFTKIDKKAVQDVLDVSAEMTEEGTEITVPQLKRIDISYVIGKLSFKDTPKIYEASSMVEGKVQAVSYNNTAIEGMDLYLLEGNRWSPVLRQNLTTDANGLAAFSIRTVEGQGDIHLYVSAAPNLENGYQIPYYENGEHTVSPVLKPSLDVKTVSYLVVKSKDAPIPCDKDEDVTIQYVAAGESQGTGDLMYLVLARGAIIFQGVKQFAVEDKPVTEGEVTFQLKVSSEMAPDVQVVAYAVLPSATVIAHSAHFTTEKCFGNKVSVEFSPSSAVPGEPTILQLTAQPNSLCGLSIVDQSVLIKEPGKTLDADKIFGLLPVTKSTHVPYRVEDPEECLHVRPKRYVLPFPGRDIDDPHTVFRNNGLKMATDLSIRLPSCLKYKGKEYYHNPYGVTALRYESMDVMAAPAPVGMGASRGGIAPIQTIRNFFPETWLWDMVEVDISGMKDVSLTAPDTITTWETETFCLSSQGFGLAPRENLTVFQPFFLELTLPYSIKRGEEFELKATVFNFLSKCIMVSVTPTLSLEYALTPVPGEEYSRCLCANERMTVKWTLVPSTLGVVNVTVTAAAVESHTSCDNEIVSVPERGRIDVVTRPLIVKAEGTEVTQTINLLLCPNGGVAMALTEAKLPENAIDGSARGLVSVLGDILGRALKNIDGLLKMPYGCGEQNIALFAPNVYILQYLKDTQQLTPATEEKSLKFLTSGYQRQLNYKHSSGGYSTFGTGTENTWLTAFVMRSFAKAKSFIYIDPLDIESSQSWLESKQKENGCFQMSGKLFNNRMKGGVSDEVTLSAYITAAFLESGKSVNDATVTQSLSCLKDSLNDHSNTYTTALLAYVFTLAGDEKTRAALLEHLDSIKIQKDGFTHWSQKSTKGFESLSVEISSYVLLAKLSSSPTAEDLGYASGIVRWLTSEQNYYGGYSSTQDTVVALQALSLYNTLVFSPGGESSVTVSSPSGQSVFEVNQNNKLLYQEEVLKDFTGHYSVEAKGTACASVQMTLLYNIPTPTDVTTLSVTVQTEANCGSPSGRPKVTLNLKALFTGVENNTNMVILEINLLSGFQVDHSSFQRLKGALLVDRVEQKEDRVLVYLESLPKEIPINYSLDLIQEIPVQKLKPAVVKIYDYYQPSDQAETIYNFDCKTD, encoded by the exons ATGGGTGGTGTTAGGAATCGGTCATGGAGCTGGACATGGTGTGTCGTCTTGAGCTGGATGTTTGTGGCTGGAGCAGAGGCTACACC AAATTACCTGGTTGGATTTCCTGCTGTTCTGGAAGCTGGAACTGAAACCAATTTCTGTGCGAGTCTGCTCCGCCCCAATGAGACTCTGACCATGAGCGTCTTTTTGCACTCTAAAGAGGAGAACAAAACTCTATTCAAAGAGGAATCCAGCAAAGACTTTCATACGTGCCACAAGTTTGAG GTTCCTGTTCCTAAAGAGGATGAGGAGGTGCAGGAAATGGTGGTGGAGGTACAAGGTGCAACCTTTTTCTCAAGAGAGGTCAAGAAAGTCTTGATCAAAGTGTACAAACCGATGACCTTCATCCAGACCGATAAACCCATCTACCTCCCAGGACAAACTG TGCAGTTCAGAGTTGTTTCCCTGGACACCAAGTTAAGACCTGCTGTTCAAATG tacgATATCATTGAAATTCAG AATCCGACCAACAGCCGTATTGGGCAGTGGCTGAACCAAACATCCGACAGTGCAATATTGCAGCTGTCTTACTCCTTGAACTCTGAGGCACGGGAAGGAGTCTACCAAGTCATAGTTTCAGTTGGCAAAAACAGACTATACCACAGCTTCAAGGTGGAGAAATACG TTTTGCCGAAATTTGACGCAAAAATAAATGGGCCAAATGAAGTGGCTATTATAGAAGATGACATCACCATTGAAGTATGTTCAAA GTACACATATGGACAGCCTGTGCCTGGCAGTGTCAAACTTAAGATGTGTCGCCCACTCTCCCCGTATCTTTACGGCGACTCAAACGAGGGCCCTCTCGTAATTCCCCCCTGCTATGAGGATACAAAACGG ACCGCTAAGACAGGCTGTGCTACTTTTACTGTGAAATTGTCCACTTTcacaaaaattgacaaaaagGCAGTGCAAGATGTACTTGATGTCTCTGCGGAGATGACGGAGGAGGGGACGG AAATTACAGTGCCGCAACTCAAAAGAATAGACATTTCTTATGTAATTGGAAAGCTTTCATTTAAGGACACACCTAAGATTTATGAAGCCTCATCAATGGTGGAGGGTAAA GTTCAGGCGGTTTCCTACAACAATACTGCCATCGAGGGCATGGATTTGTACCTGCTGGAGGGCAACAGGTGGTCACCAGTTCTCCGACAGAACCTCACCACTGACGCTAACGGCCTTGCCGCATTCTCGATAAGGACTGTCGAGGGTCAAGGGGACATTCACCTCTAC GTTAGTGCTGCACCAAACCTGGAGAATGGTTATCAAATCCCATACTATGAGAATGGAGAGCACACAGTTTCTCCAGTTCTGAAACCTTCTCTTGATGTAAAGACTGTCAGCTACCTAGTGGTGAAGAGTAAGGATGCACCAATTCCTTGCGATAAAGATGAAGACGTCACCATCCAATATGTTGCAGCCGGAGAGTCGCAAGGGACTGGCGATCTTATGTATCTG gtGCTTGCCAGGGGAGCCATTATTTTTCAAGGAGTAAAACAGTTTGCTGTTGAGGATAAACCAG TGACAGAGGGTGAGGTGACTTTCCAGTTGAAAGTTTCTTCAGAGATGGCACCAGATGTCCAGGTCGTTGCATATGCTGTGCTTCCTAGTGCAACAGTGATTGCCCACAGTGCACACTTCACCACTGAGAAATGCTTTGGTAACAAA GTCTCTGTGGAGTTTAGTCCATCTTCAGCTGTCCCAGGCGAGCCAACAATTTTGCAGCTGACAGCTCAGCCCAATTCTCTGTGTGGGCTGAGTATTGTTGACCAGAGTGTCCTCATCAAAGAGCCAGGAAAGACCTTAGACGCAGATAAG ATATTTGGGCTGTTGCCTGTCACAAAATCAACACATGTTCCATACAGAGTTGAGGATCCAGAGGAATGTTTACACGTCAGACCTAAAAGATATGTTCTACCATTCCCTGGGCGTGACATCGATGACCCTCACACAGTTTTCCGG AATAACGGTCTGAAGATGGCGACAGATTTGTCCATCAGACTGCCATCTTGCTTGAAGTATAAGGGAAAAGAATATTATCACAATCCCTACG GTGTGACTGCATTAAGATACGAATCTATGGATGTGATGGCGGCTCCTGCTCCTGTTGGTATGGGAGCCAGTAGGGGTGGTATCGCCCCAATTCAGACAATCCGCAACTTCTTTCCAGAGACTTGGTTGTGGGACATGGTGGAAGTCGA CATTTCTGGCATGAAGGATGTGTCCCTAACTGCCCCGGACACCATCACCACATGGGAGACGGAGACTTTCTGCCTGTCCTCTCAGGGTTTTGGCTTGGCTCCTCGTGAAAATTTAACAGTCTTCCAGCCTTTCTTCCTTGAGCTCACTCTGCCGTACTCCATCAAACGTGGGGAAGAATTTGAGCTGAAAGCCACGGTCTTCAATTTCCTCTCCAAATGCATCATG GTTAGTGTGACGCCAACCCTCTCCTTGGAGTACGCTCTCACCCCAGTTCCTGGTGAAGAGTACAGTCGCTGCCTATGCGCCAATGAGCGCATGACCGTCAAATGGACTTTGGTTCCCTCAACATTAG GGGTTGTCAATGTGACCGTGACTGCTGCAGCCGTGGAGTCCCATACTTCTTGTGACAATGAGATTGTGAGCGTGCCAGAAAGAGGTCGTATCGACGTGGTCACAAGACCTCTCATTGTGAAG GCTGAGGGAACAGAGGTGACACAGACCATCAACTTACTGCTCTGCCCTAACG GAGGTGTTGCAATGGCTCTAACTGAAGCAAAGCTACCTGAGAATGCAATTGATGGATCAGCACGTGGTCTAGTATCTGTCCtgg GTGACATTTTAGGCCGGGCTTTGAAGAACATTGATGGCCTGTTGAAGATGCCGTATGGCTGTGGAGAGCAAAACATTGCACTGTTTGCCCCAAACGTTTACATACTGCAGTACCTTAAAGACACTCAGCAGCTGACACCGGCCACGGAAGAAAAATCTCTCAAATTCCTGACCAGTG GCTACCAAAGACAACTTAACTACAAGCATTCCAGTGGTGGGTATAGCACTTTTGGGACTGGTACGGAGAACACTTG GTTGACTGCTTTTGTGATGAGATCTTTTGCCAAAGCCAAGTCTTTCATTTACATTGATCCTTTGGATATCGAAAGTTCTCAAAGTTGGCTTGAAAGCAAGCAGAAAGAAAACGGTTGTTTCCAAATGTCGGGAAAACTTTTTAACAACAGGATGAAG GGTGGAGTTTCTGATGAAGTGACTCTCAGCGCTTACATCACTGCAGCCTTCTTGGAATCGGGTAAATCTGTTAAT GATGCCACAGTGACCCAGAGTCTGTCTTGCTTGAAAGACTCCCTCAATGACCACAGCAACACTTACACGACAGCTCTGCTGGCCTATGTCTTTACCTTGGCTGGTGATGAGAAGACTCGCGCTGCACTTCTGGAGCACTTGGACagcattaaaatacaaaaag ATGGGTTTACTCACTGGTCCCAGAAGTCAACAAAAGGATTTGAGTCTCTTTCTGTCGAGATCTCCTCTTATGTGCTGCTGGCCAAACTTAGCAGTTCTCCCACTGCTGAAGATCTGGGTTACGCCTCCGGCATTGTCAGATGGCTGACGAGCGAGCAGAACTATTACGGAGGCTACTCTTCTACTCAg GACACAGTGGTGGCTCTTCAGGCTCTGTCTCTTTACAACACTCTGGTATTCAGTCCAGGGGGTGAAAGCTCAGTGACTGTATCATCTCCCAGTGGCCAGAGCGTATTTGAAGTCAACCAGAATAATAAATTGCTCTACCAAGAAGAGGTTCTAAAGGATTTCACAGGACACTACAGTGTGGAGGCGAAGGGGACTGCATGCGCTTCAGTTCAG ATGACTCTTCTCTACAACATTCCTACACCCACTGACGTCACTACTC